From one Lycium barbarum isolate Lr01 chromosome 6, ASM1917538v2, whole genome shotgun sequence genomic stretch:
- the LOC132645498 gene encoding eukaryotic translation initiation factor 1A-like: protein MPKNKGKGGKNRKRGKNEADDEKRELVFKEDGQEYAQVMRMLGNGRCEATCIDGTKRLCHIRGKMHKKVWIAAGDIVLVGLRDYQDDKADVILKYMPDEARLLKAYGELPENTRLNEGIANGLDEEDENAADDYIEFEDEDIDKI from the exons ATGCCGAAGAATAAGGGAAAGGGAGGAAAGAACAGGAAGAGAGGAAAGAACGAAGCTGATGATGAAAAGAGAGAGCTTGTTTTCAAGGAAGATGGACAAGAATATGCACAGGTTATGCGTATGCTTGGTAATGGACGTTGTGAAGCTACGTGTATTGATGGTACTAAACGTCTTTGTCACATACGTGGTAAGATGCATAAGAAAGTTTGGATCGCTGCTGGTGATATCGTTCTTGTTGGTCTCCGTGATTATCAG GATGATAAGGCTGATGTAATTCTGAAGTATATGCCAGATGAGGCAAGGTTGTTGAAGGCATATGGAGAGTTGCCAGAGAACACTAGGCTCAATGAGGGTATTGCTAATGGATTGGATGAAGAAGATGAGAATGCTGCTGATGATTACATTGAGTTTGAAGACGAGGACATTGACAAGATCTAA